A genomic stretch from Bradyrhizobium sp. 195 includes:
- a CDS encoding AraC family transcriptional regulator encodes MTVLETPILREVRSNHRSPAGVHLVARDYPKGMRIDPHLHREAQLIYAAKGTMQVTTPGGRWLVPPDRAVWVPAGLEHAIDLLADIEMRTLYFDLSWLKREQRHEGLTKEFVVRVSPLLNQAILALFDARNTEERTELLVRLVMLELHQAEDSATFVPLPREVRCRRAAMIVLDDPTGLHDIDTLAREVGTSARTLSRLFSTETQLSFKSWCQRARIAAAIQRLSTDANVSVKQLATSLGYASVPAFSAAFRQVTGRTPTEFAGKG; translated from the coding sequence ATGACTGTCTTGGAAACGCCAATCCTCCGGGAGGTCCGGAGCAACCACCGCTCGCCCGCCGGCGTGCACCTGGTTGCGCGCGACTATCCCAAGGGCATGCGGATCGATCCGCATTTGCACCGCGAGGCGCAGCTGATCTATGCGGCCAAGGGCACGATGCAGGTGACGACGCCCGGGGGACGCTGGCTGGTGCCGCCCGACCGGGCCGTGTGGGTCCCGGCCGGGCTCGAGCACGCCATCGACCTGCTCGCCGACATCGAGATGCGGACGCTGTATTTCGACCTGTCCTGGCTGAAGCGCGAGCAGCGCCATGAGGGATTGACCAAGGAATTCGTGGTGCGGGTCTCGCCGTTGCTCAACCAGGCGATCCTTGCGCTGTTCGACGCGCGCAACACGGAGGAGCGCACCGAGCTACTGGTTCGCCTCGTCATGCTGGAGCTGCACCAGGCCGAGGATTCCGCGACCTTCGTGCCGCTGCCGCGCGAGGTGCGCTGCCGGCGCGCCGCGATGATCGTGCTCGACGACCCCACCGGCCTGCACGACATCGACACGCTCGCGCGCGAGGTCGGAACCTCGGCACGCACGCTGTCGCGGCTGTTCTCGACGGAGACGCAATTGAGCTTCAAGAGCTGGTGCCAGCGCGCGCGGATTGCGGCGGCGATCCAGCGCCTGTCGACGGATGCCAACGTGTCGGTGAAGCAGCTTGCGACATCGCTCGGCTATGCCAGCGTGCCGGCGTTTTCGGCGGCGTTCCGTCAGGTGACGGGACGGACGCCGACGGAGTTTGCGGGGAAGGGGTGA
- a CDS encoding MFS transporter codes for MNSPSRVISFVNAGHFIDHYSMLIFAAAVIIMGPALGMAYSELLPYATPGFVAFGAGSLLTGWLGDRWSRRHMMLIFFVGIGASMIAVGFVQTPAQLGAALLAIGVFASIYHPVGTAMIVSYADRLGREMGINGVWGNLGVASSALVTGVIGQYLGWRFAFIVPGVVTILIGIAFAMMVVHEDRKGAKQAAAQARVAKQDMWRVVLSLLIVVIAISTTFNAVTVALPKLFAERLADLTKSPALLGVIAACVYVFGAMTQYTIGRLLDRYSLKTVALPLSFMLAPFLYLAATLNNLPLILVSIGIVMGAFGQVTVNDAMVGKYTSEEWRSRAYAVRYFIGFTAAGASVGLVAWLYEQGGFVTMLHAFAALCLLAIAAAIILPREIRTPAAA; via the coding sequence ATGAACAGCCCCAGCCGGGTGATCAGTTTCGTCAACGCAGGCCATTTCATCGACCATTATTCGATGCTGATCTTCGCCGCGGCCGTGATCATCATGGGGCCGGCGCTCGGCATGGCCTATTCGGAACTTTTGCCTTACGCGACACCGGGCTTCGTTGCCTTCGGCGCGGGCTCGCTGCTCACCGGCTGGCTGGGGGACCGCTGGAGCCGCCGCCACATGATGCTGATCTTCTTCGTCGGCATCGGCGCCTCCATGATCGCGGTCGGCTTCGTGCAGACCCCGGCGCAGCTCGGCGCCGCGCTGCTGGCGATCGGCGTCTTCGCCTCGATCTATCATCCCGTCGGCACCGCCATGATCGTGTCCTATGCCGATCGGCTCGGCCGCGAGATGGGGATCAATGGCGTCTGGGGCAATCTCGGTGTCGCCTCCTCGGCGCTGGTCACCGGCGTGATCGGCCAATATCTCGGCTGGCGCTTTGCCTTCATCGTTCCCGGCGTGGTCACGATCCTGATCGGCATCGCGTTTGCGATGATGGTTGTGCACGAGGACCGCAAGGGCGCCAAGCAGGCTGCGGCGCAGGCGCGGGTGGCAAAACAGGACATGTGGCGCGTGGTGCTGTCGCTGCTGATCGTCGTGATCGCGATCTCGACCACGTTCAACGCCGTCACCGTGGCGCTGCCAAAACTGTTTGCGGAGCGGCTCGCGGATTTGACCAAGAGCCCGGCGCTGCTCGGCGTCATCGCGGCCTGCGTCTACGTGTTCGGCGCGATGACCCAGTACACGATCGGCCGGCTGCTCGACCGTTACTCGCTGAAGACGGTGGCGCTGCCGCTGTCCTTCATGCTGGCGCCGTTCCTGTATCTGGCCGCGACCCTCAACAATCTGCCGCTGATCCTGGTTTCGATCGGCATCGTCATGGGCGCGTTCGGGCAGGTCACGGTGAACGACGCCATGGTCGGGAAATACACCAGCGAGGAATGGCGCTCGCGCGCTTACGCCGTGCGCTATTTCATCGGCTTCACCGCGGCGGGTGCCTCGGTCGGCTTGGTCGCTTGGCTCTACGAGCAGGGCGGCTTCGTCACCATGCTGCACGCCTTCGCCGCGCTCTGCCTGCTCGCAATCGCGGCCGCGATCATCCTGCCGCGCGAGATCAGGACGCCCGCGGCAGCCTGA
- a CDS encoding cation:proton antiporter domain-containing protein: MRWSLLRPVGLVPAALVLTTIAASAEAGKAAGPSEFLLVAQIVLLIAVGRGLGEIMQRIGQPSVMGELLAGIILGPSLFGWIWPEAQHAIFPRTPEQKAMIDGIAQVGILLLLLLTGMETDLKLVRKVGRAAIAISIAGILVPFACGFALGEFLPDALLPNPQQRLVASLFMGTALSISSVKIVAVVVREMNFMRRNVGQIIVATAVIDDTIGWVIIAVIFSLASHGTLDIASVAKAVLGTLAFLAVSFTIGRRLVFQLIRWANDNLVSAAAVITVILLLMSVMAMITHLIGVHTVLGAFVAGILVGESPILTRQIDERLRGLISSFFMPVFFGLAGLAADLSVLRDPNLLMLTGLLVVIASVGKFGGAFVGGTLGGLNYRESLALASGMNARGSTEVIIATIGLSIGVLSQNLFTMIVTMAIVTTMAMPPMLRAALARLPMSKEEKERLEREEFDKRGFLANLERPLLAVDESVNATFAAHIAGLVVGMRGLPITVLHIGKRPEEREKGRNEEESHEAVVKKAAEAVSASGEGGAGSVDVVTRARRAELGETITEEARKGFDLLVVGVDKVAATKDRFDRKIEDIAATFEGPLAIVAAKGKHLKQPMPEGLKILVPVSGSGVSKRGAEVAVALAQAGSGSLRVIYVATTRDKGAQRGASRGLSQEAGILKDASDLAARYDVDITTTLRVNRAPEAAILREIDTTDVDLVVMGVDRIQGDHLSFGGVADAVLRQSKVSVLLVSSGEARQVPAEKA, translated from the coding sequence ATGCGATGGAGCCTGCTCCGACCGGTTGGCCTTGTCCCCGCGGCGCTTGTCCTCACCACCATTGCGGCCAGTGCCGAAGCGGGCAAAGCCGCCGGCCCGTCCGAATTCCTGCTGGTGGCGCAGATCGTGCTGTTGATCGCGGTCGGCCGCGGCCTCGGCGAGATCATGCAGCGGATCGGCCAGCCCTCGGTGATGGGCGAATTGCTCGCCGGCATCATTCTCGGGCCGTCGCTGTTCGGCTGGATCTGGCCGGAGGCGCAGCACGCGATCTTCCCGAGGACACCCGAGCAGAAGGCGATGATCGACGGCATCGCGCAAGTGGGCATCCTGCTCCTGCTGCTGCTCACGGGCATGGAGACCGACCTCAAGCTGGTCCGGAAGGTCGGCAGGGCCGCGATCGCGATCTCGATCGCCGGCATCCTCGTGCCCTTTGCCTGCGGCTTTGCGCTCGGCGAGTTCCTGCCGGATGCGCTGCTGCCCAATCCGCAGCAGCGCCTGGTGGCTTCGCTGTTCATGGGCACGGCGCTGTCGATCTCCTCGGTGAAGATCGTCGCGGTGGTCGTGCGCGAGATGAACTTCATGCGGCGCAACGTCGGGCAGATCATCGTCGCGACCGCCGTCATCGACGACACCATCGGCTGGGTCATCATCGCCGTCATCTTCAGCCTGGCGTCGCACGGCACGCTGGATATCGCCTCGGTGGCGAAAGCCGTGCTGGGAACACTCGCCTTCCTCGCCGTCAGCTTCACCATCGGCCGCCGGCTGGTGTTCCAGCTGATCCGCTGGGCCAACGACAATCTCGTCAGCGCGGCGGCGGTCATCACGGTGATCCTGCTGTTGATGAGCGTCATGGCGATGATCACGCATCTGATCGGCGTGCACACCGTGCTCGGGGCCTTCGTCGCCGGCATCCTGGTCGGGGAATCCCCGATCCTGACGCGGCAGATCGACGAGCGTTTGCGCGGGCTGATCTCCAGCTTCTTCATGCCGGTGTTCTTTGGCCTGGCCGGCCTTGCCGCCGATCTCTCGGTGTTGCGCGATCCCAATCTCCTGATGCTCACCGGCCTCCTGGTCGTGATCGCCAGCGTCGGCAAGTTCGGCGGCGCCTTTGTCGGCGGCACATTGGGCGGGCTGAACTATCGGGAGTCGCTGGCGCTCGCCAGCGGCATGAATGCCCGCGGCTCGACCGAGGTGATCATCGCGACCATCGGACTCTCCATCGGCGTGCTCAGTCAGAACCTGTTCACGATGATCGTGACCATGGCGATCGTGACCACGATGGCGATGCCGCCAATGCTGCGCGCGGCGCTGGCAAGGCTGCCAATGAGCAAGGAGGAGAAGGAGCGCCTGGAGCGGGAGGAATTCGACAAGCGCGGCTTCCTCGCCAATCTCGAGCGCCCTCTGCTGGCGGTGGACGAAAGCGTCAACGCCACCTTTGCCGCCCACATCGCGGGCCTGGTCGTCGGCATGCGCGGCCTGCCGATCACCGTGCTCCACATCGGTAAGCGGCCTGAGGAGCGGGAGAAGGGCCGCAACGAGGAGGAGAGCCACGAAGCCGTGGTGAAGAAGGCGGCCGAGGCGGTGTCCGCGAGCGGCGAGGGAGGCGCCGGCAGCGTCGATGTCGTCACCCGCGCGCGGCGTGCGGAGCTCGGCGAGACTATCACTGAAGAGGCGCGCAAGGGCTTTGACCTTCTCGTTGTCGGTGTCGACAAGGTTGCCGCGACCAAGGATCGCTTCGACCGTAAGATCGAGGACATCGCAGCGACCTTTGAAGGACCGCTCGCGATCGTCGCCGCCAAGGGCAAGCACCTGAAGCAGCCGATGCCCGAAGGGCTCAAGATCCTCGTTCCGGTCTCCGGCAGCGGCGTCTCCAAGCGCGGCGCCGAGGTCGCGGTCGCGCTGGCGCAGGCCGGATCAGGCTCGCTACGGGTGATCTATGTCGCGACGACGCGCGACAAGGGCGCCCAGCGCGGAGCCTCCCGTGGCCTCAGCCAGGAGGCGGGCATCCTCAAGGACGCCAGCGATCTCGCCGCCCGCTACGACGTCGACATCACCACCACGCTGCGGGTGAACCGGGCGCCGGAAGCCGCGATCCTGCGCGAGATCGACACCACCGATGTCGATCTCGTGGTCATGGGCGTCGACCGCATCCAGGGCGATCATCTCTCCTTCGGCGGCGTCGCCGATGCCGTGCTCAGGCAGTCGAAGGTCTCGGTGCTGCTGGTGTCGAGCGGCGAGGCCCGGCAGGTGCCGGCGGAGAAGGCCTGA
- a CDS encoding efflux RND transporter permease subunit, with translation MISKFFIERPVLSNVIALLMILIGGVALFNLAVAQYPDVVPPTVQVTTRYPGASAKTVIDTVALPIEQQVNGVEDMLYMQSYSGSDGTYTLTVTFKIGTDLNFAQVLVQNRVSSALSQLPSAVQNQGVTVQKRSTSILLFVTLTSPDSRFDSLYLSNYATINIRDELSRLPGVGNVTVFGAGQYSMRVWLDPNKLQVRGLVPQDVINAIQQQSQQVSAGQVGAPPTPPGQAFQYTLNVNGRLDDTSQFENIIVKTGTSGDVTRVRDVGWVELGAQTYSQIFSLNKQPATGIGVFQSPGANALQVEQAVEKKMAELAKRFPEGIKYDTPFDTTKFVEASVHEVYMTLIEAGLLVLVVILVFLQDWRAMLVPATTVPVTIIGAFAAMAALGFTINMSTLFAIVLAIGIVVDDAIVVVEGAAHNIEQGMNGHDAAIRAMDQLFAPIVGITLVLISVFLPASFLAGLTGRIYSQFALVIAATALLSAINAATLKPTQCALWLRPTVPPEQRNFFYRGFNAVYDRVERGYSRLITFLCRHATISVAFALLVIGASGYGLSRVPTGFLPIEDQGYLIAAVQLPDGAALERTQTVLDRASEIIKDTPGVQQVITIAGISALDNSASLANAGVAYIILKDWEARKGPGEDLRSLVYGLNDKLATIMEARTIVLPPPPIQGIGNAAGFSMQVELRDGNSDFAKLQAITGAMVSNGQSQSALQRVQSSFRSSVPQFNVEIDRIKTQTLHVTTDQVFAALSTYLGSSYVNQFNKFGRVFQVYTQADPAFRVTERDIANMQVRNSNGDMIPIGTVAKITPATGPSLISLYNLYPSSTVIGLPAQGYSSGQSLKLMEEIADKTLPPGTGYEWTAMSYQEKAVSNQIYWVFGLAMLLVYLVLAGQYESWYAPISVILAVPLSLLGPMLILSALKIDNNLYCQIGLILLIALSAKNAILIVEVGLELHNRDGKPVLEAAIEAARARFRPILMTSFAFILGVVPLVLATGAGASARKSIGITVFSGMLASTCLAVLFVPAFFVVVQRFENWRASKKAPKAETVAVK, from the coding sequence ATGATCTCAAAGTTCTTCATCGAGCGGCCGGTCCTCTCGAACGTCATCGCGCTGTTGATGATCCTGATCGGCGGCGTCGCGCTGTTCAATCTCGCCGTCGCGCAATATCCGGATGTGGTGCCGCCGACCGTGCAGGTCACCACGCGCTATCCCGGCGCCAGCGCCAAGACCGTGATCGACACGGTTGCCTTGCCGATCGAGCAGCAGGTCAACGGCGTCGAGGACATGCTCTACATGCAATCCTATAGCGGCTCGGACGGCACCTACACGCTGACCGTGACCTTCAAGATCGGCACCGATCTCAACTTCGCGCAGGTGCTGGTGCAGAACCGCGTCTCCAGCGCGCTGTCCCAATTGCCGAGCGCCGTGCAAAACCAAGGCGTCACCGTGCAAAAGCGATCGACCTCGATCCTGCTGTTCGTGACGCTGACCTCGCCGGACTCCAGGTTCGACAGCCTCTATTTGAGCAACTATGCCACCATCAACATCCGCGACGAGCTCTCGCGCCTGCCCGGTGTCGGCAACGTCACCGTGTTCGGCGCCGGCCAGTATTCGATGCGGGTCTGGCTCGATCCGAACAAGCTGCAGGTCCGAGGCCTCGTGCCGCAGGACGTCATCAACGCAATCCAGCAGCAGAGCCAGCAGGTCTCCGCCGGTCAGGTCGGCGCACCTCCGACGCCGCCGGGTCAGGCCTTCCAGTACACGCTCAACGTCAACGGCCGGCTCGACGACACCAGCCAGTTCGAGAACATCATCGTCAAGACGGGCACCAGCGGCGACGTCACGCGCGTGCGCGACGTGGGCTGGGTCGAACTGGGCGCGCAGACCTACAGCCAGATCTTCTCGCTGAACAAGCAGCCGGCCACCGGCATCGGCGTATTTCAGTCGCCCGGCGCCAACGCGCTCCAGGTCGAGCAGGCGGTCGAGAAGAAGATGGCGGAGCTCGCCAAGCGGTTCCCGGAAGGCATCAAATACGACACGCCGTTCGACACCACCAAGTTCGTCGAAGCCTCGGTGCACGAGGTCTACATGACGCTGATCGAGGCCGGCCTTTTGGTGCTGGTCGTGATTCTGGTGTTCCTGCAGGACTGGCGCGCGATGCTGGTGCCGGCGACAACCGTGCCGGTGACCATCATCGGCGCGTTCGCGGCGATGGCCGCGCTCGGCTTCACCATCAACATGTCGACGCTGTTCGCGATCGTGCTCGCGATCGGCATCGTGGTCGACGACGCGATCGTCGTGGTCGAAGGCGCCGCGCACAACATCGAGCAGGGCATGAACGGCCACGACGCCGCCATCAGGGCGATGGACCAGCTCTTCGCGCCGATCGTCGGCATCACCCTGGTGCTGATCTCGGTATTCTTGCCGGCCTCGTTCCTCGCCGGCCTCACCGGGCGCATCTATTCACAATTCGCGCTGGTGATCGCGGCGACCGCGCTTCTCTCCGCCATCAACGCGGCGACATTGAAGCCGACGCAATGCGCGCTGTGGCTGCGGCCGACGGTGCCGCCGGAGCAGCGCAATTTCTTCTACCGGGGCTTCAACGCGGTCTATGACCGGGTCGAGCGCGGCTACTCGCGGCTGATCACGTTCCTGTGCAGGCACGCCACCATCTCGGTCGCGTTCGCGCTGCTGGTCATCGGAGCCAGCGGCTACGGCCTGTCGCGGGTGCCGACCGGCTTCCTGCCGATCGAGGACCAGGGCTACCTGATCGCCGCCGTCCAGTTACCCGATGGCGCTGCGCTCGAGCGCACCCAGACGGTGCTCGACCGAGCGAGCGAGATCATCAAGGATACGCCCGGCGTCCAGCAGGTCATCACCATCGCCGGTATCTCCGCGCTCGACAACAGCGCCAGCCTTGCCAATGCCGGCGTCGCCTACATCATCCTGAAGGACTGGGAGGCGCGCAAAGGCCCCGGCGAGGATCTGCGCTCGCTGGTGTACGGGCTCAACGACAAGCTCGCGACCATCATGGAGGCCCGCACCATCGTGTTGCCGCCGCCGCCGATCCAGGGCATCGGCAACGCCGCCGGCTTCTCGATGCAGGTCGAGCTGCGCGACGGCAACAGCGACTTCGCCAAGCTACAAGCGATCACCGGGGCGATGGTCTCGAACGGCCAGAGCCAGAGCGCGCTGCAGCGGGTGCAGTCCTCGTTCCGCTCGTCGGTGCCGCAATTCAACGTCGAGATTGACCGCATCAAGACCCAGACGCTGCACGTCACCACGGACCAGGTGTTCGCGGCGCTGTCGACCTATCTCGGCTCGTCCTACGTCAACCAGTTCAACAAGTTCGGCCGCGTGTTCCAGGTCTATACGCAAGCCGATCCCGCCTTCCGCGTCACCGAGCGCGACATCGCCAACATGCAGGTTCGCAATTCGAACGGCGACATGATCCCGATCGGCACCGTCGCCAAGATCACGCCCGCCACCGGCCCGTCGCTGATCAGCCTCTACAACCTCTATCCGTCCTCGACCGTGATCGGCCTGCCAGCACAGGGCTACTCATCCGGCCAGTCGTTGAAGCTGATGGAGGAGATCGCGGACAAGACGCTGCCGCCGGGCACCGGCTATGAATGGACCGCGATGTCCTATCAGGAGAAGGCGGTCTCCAACCAGATCTACTGGGTGTTTGGCCTTGCCATGCTGCTGGTCTATCTCGTGCTCGCCGGCCAGTACGAGAGCTGGTACGCGCCGATCTCGGTGATCCTCGCGGTGCCGCTGTCGCTGCTCGGGCCGATGCTGATCCTCTCTGCGCTCAAGATCGACAACAACCTCTATTGCCAGATCGGCCTGATCCTCCTGATCGCGCTGTCGGCCAAGAACGCGATCCTGATCGTCGAGGTCGGCCTCGAGCTGCACAATCGCGACGGCAAGCCGGTGCTGGAGGCCGCGATCGAGGCCGCGCGCGCCCGCTTCCGCCCGATCCTGATGACCTCGTTCGCCTTCATCCTCGGCGTGGTGCCCCTGGTGCTCGCGACCGGCGCCGGCGCCAGCGCGCGCAAGTCGATCGGCATCACCGTATTCTCCGGCATGCTGGCCTCGACCTGCCTCGCGGTGCTGTTCGTGCCTGCTTTCTTCGTGGTGGTGCAGCGGTTCGAGAACTGGCGGGCGTCGAAGAAGGCGCCGAAGGCTGAGACGGTGGCGGTGAAGTAG
- a CDS encoding efflux RND transporter periplasmic adaptor subunit encodes MTSSNPASPARRNEAWRQAGRTLAATAVVIALTGCEDKNTFVAPPPPKVEVATPVQRPVTRYIEATGNTAPIKSVDLVARVQGFLQSIDYQDGSFVKQGTQLFTIEPETYKLKLEQAQAAESGAQATVKQAEADFKRQVELVQRQAVSQSTLDTSTSTRDNAQASLSQAQVNTKLAQVNYGYTNVTAPFDGIVSAHMVSVGELVGVSSPTQLATIVAMDPIWVNFTVNEQDVLRIRAEAARRGLTVSDLKQLPVQVGLQTETGYPHEGHLDYVSPTLNTSTGTLAVRGVVPNDKRALLPGYFVRVRVPFDQEKSALLVPDTALGSDQGGRYLLVVNNDNVVEQRKVQIGPVDNGLRVIESGLKPEDRVVIAGLLRVIPGQKIDPQATKIEQPQASAK; translated from the coding sequence ATGACCTCATCCAATCCCGCATCGCCCGCACGGCGCAATGAAGCGTGGAGACAGGCCGGGCGGACACTCGCCGCCACGGCGGTCGTGATCGCGCTGACGGGCTGCGAGGACAAGAACACGTTCGTGGCACCGCCGCCCCCCAAGGTGGAGGTGGCAACGCCGGTGCAGCGTCCGGTGACGCGCTACATCGAGGCCACCGGCAACACCGCGCCGATCAAGAGCGTCGACCTCGTGGCGCGGGTGCAGGGCTTTCTGCAATCGATCGACTATCAGGACGGCAGCTTCGTCAAGCAGGGCACCCAGCTCTTCACGATCGAACCGGAGACCTATAAGCTCAAGCTCGAGCAGGCGCAGGCGGCCGAGTCCGGCGCGCAGGCCACGGTCAAGCAGGCGGAAGCGGACTTCAAGCGGCAGGTCGAGCTGGTGCAGCGCCAGGCGGTCTCGCAGTCGACGCTCGACACCTCGACATCGACCCGCGACAACGCGCAGGCCAGTCTCTCGCAGGCCCAGGTCAACACCAAGCTCGCCCAGGTGAACTACGGCTACACCAACGTGACCGCGCCGTTCGACGGCATCGTCAGCGCCCACATGGTCTCGGTCGGCGAACTCGTCGGCGTGTCCTCCCCGACCCAGCTTGCGACCATCGTCGCGATGGACCCGATCTGGGTAAACTTCACGGTCAACGAGCAGGACGTCCTTCGCATTCGCGCCGAAGCGGCCCGCCGCGGGCTGACCGTCTCCGACCTCAAACAGTTGCCGGTCCAGGTGGGCCTCCAGACCGAGACTGGATATCCGCATGAAGGCCACCTCGACTACGTCTCGCCGACCCTCAATACATCGACGGGCACGCTCGCGGTGCGCGGCGTCGTGCCCAACGACAAGCGGGCGCTGCTGCCAGGTTATTTCGTCCGCGTCCGCGTGCCCTTCGACCAGGAGAAGAGCGCCCTGCTCGTCCCCGACACCGCGCTCGGCAGCGACCAGGGCGGCCGCTATCTCCTTGTCGTCAATAACGACAATGTCGTCGAGCAGCGCAAGGTGCAGATCGGCCCTGTCGACAACGGGCTGCGCGTCATCGAGAGCGGCTTGAAGCCGGAGGACCGCGTGGTGATCGCTGGGCTGCTGCGGGTGATCCCGGGCCAGAAGATCGATCCGCAAGCAACCAAGATCGAGCAGCCGCAGGCGTCTGCCAAGTAA
- a CDS encoding ABC transporter substrate-binding protein yields the protein MPALFRSAFAGLALAAAVAMPALADGLKDEIAPTGKLRVAIAISPAGGAFWSTKTDAGYAGVPVDLGKAMAAQLGVPVEYVVHQNSGQITDAAGKGTWDVTWLPKDPERETKMMFGPIYEVADATYIVKPGSVVTNFATLDQPGIKVAAVNATTTMRGAIAHLKHATVTGYQTYDEIFGLLKSGEIDAFALSRDQLNKMAQKIPGTRVLDETFKKTVTAAAVPLGHSQALTFVTRFMTDATTNGTLRKAYDNNGMKDAPIRAE from the coding sequence ATGCCAGCGCTATTTCGGTCGGCCTTCGCCGGCCTCGCTCTTGCCGCGGCGGTTGCCATGCCCGCGCTAGCCGATGGTCTGAAGGACGAGATCGCGCCGACTGGCAAGCTGCGGGTCGCGATCGCAATCAGCCCCGCAGGCGGCGCATTCTGGTCGACCAAGACCGATGCCGGCTATGCCGGCGTCCCTGTCGATCTCGGCAAGGCGATGGCCGCCCAGCTCGGCGTCCCCGTCGAATATGTCGTGCACCAGAATTCAGGACAGATCACCGATGCCGCTGGCAAGGGGACCTGGGACGTCACCTGGCTGCCCAAAGATCCCGAGCGCGAGACCAAGATGATGTTCGGCCCGATCTACGAGGTCGCGGACGCCACCTACATCGTCAAGCCCGGCTCGGTCGTCACCAATTTTGCGACGCTCGACCAGCCCGGCATCAAGGTGGCCGCCGTCAACGCCACCACGACCATGCGCGGCGCGATCGCGCATCTGAAGCACGCAACAGTCACGGGCTATCAGACCTATGACGAGATCTTCGGCTTGCTCAAGAGCGGCGAGATCGACGCCTTTGCGCTCTCGCGCGATCAGCTCAACAAGATGGCCCAGAAGATTCCCGGCACCAGGGTGCTGGACGAGACCTTCAAGAAGACGGTGACCGCCGCCGCCGTGCCGCTCGGCCACAGCCAAGCACTGACCTTCGTCACGAGGTTCATGACGGATGCGACGACCAACGGCACGCTGCGCAAGGCCTATGACAATAACGGCATGAAGGACGCGCCGATCCGGGCGGAGTAG